The stretch of DNA CTGACAGTCTATAAGTTTATAATGCGTATTTTGAATAAACGTGACAAAACCTACCTTACTGGCATTACTCTCTTTGGCAAACATACTTTCTCCACAGAACACATCATTACCTAAATCGACTCCATAAAGTCCACCAACTAAGGTATCACCTTTCCAAACCTCAACAGATTTTGCATAACCTAATTCGTGAAGTTTCATATAAGCTCCAATCATATCATCTGTAATCCAGGTACTTTTTTGGCCATCACGTTTTATTTCGGAGCATGCGATAATCACTTCTTTAAAAGCCTTATTAACAGTAACTATATAATCCTTATTACGGAGTATCTGTTTCATACTTTTTGATACTTTTAATTTATCTGGAAATAGTACAAAACGTGGATTTGGCGACCACCATAAAATAGGCTCTTCTGCTTCAAACCACGGGAAAATTCCTTTTTGGTAGGCATACACTAAACGCTTAACAGATAAATCGCCTCCTATAGCTAATAAACCATCTTCGGTAGCTTCATTCACATCTGGAAACCATATATTTTCTGTTAGGTATTGCATTATAGTTTTATTTCAAAAATAAAAACCTCCAAGTTTCAATAAACAAAGAGGTCCATATTATTAAGATTCCCGCCGAAGTCTATCTTGAGCGAACTCGAAAGACGGGAATGGTAATCATTTTATTTAAAAAGGAAGATCATCATGATCGTCTTCTTTTAAATCTCCAGCAGGTTCAAAAGCATCCGCTGGTGGTACTGGTGGTAAATTTTCACCTGAAGCTTCAGCTTGTAAAGCCTCAATTCTCCATCCTTGAATCGAGTTAAAATATTTAGTTTCTCCTTGCGGATTTACCCACTCTCTACCTCTTAGATTAATACTAATTTTAACTTGTTGTCCTACCTGGTAACTATTTAACAAATCTGTTTTGTCCTGAACAAACTCCACCATAATGTGTTGTGGGTATTGCTCTTCTGTTGTTACTACGATCTCTCTTTTTCTAAACCCATTACTCCCAAAAGTTTGAGTTTCTCCTACCATTTTTATTCTTCCTTGAACTTCCATTAATTATTATTTATATCTATTTAAATTTAACTTAGCAATATTTTCCAAGCACTTTCAACATCACCAAAACTCAGGTAATTACGTGCCAATTTATGTTTTTGTCTATGAGTAGCCGTTTTAATATTCGAATACCGTGCCCCTAAATCTTCAACAAAAAGCTTCACACTTTCATCTGTAGGCAACGTTTCTATATTGGCTAACATACCTAAATCATTTCCAGTTAAAACCATACTATTTTTAACATGATCTGGAAAATTATCAACACCAATTCCTAATGTTGATAGTGGTTTTGGTATTTCAAAAAAGCCTTTTTTAGCACGCGTGTAATAACTGCCGCCTGCTCTGGCAACCAAATCTAATTTTTGTTGATTTATAATACCATTTTCATCAAGCACATCCTTATCTATATGAAGTTTAACAACTTCGCAAATAATTAAATTTCCAGCACCTCCTTCTGTTCCTAACTTAACAATATCGTTCACCTTGCATTCAAACTGTACTGGTGCCTCTGCTACACGAAATGGTTTAACAATATCAGATTTTAACATGGTTAACCCCGATTTATCAAACTCATTAACTCCTGCCGGATATTCCGTACTACTTAACGACATCTGATGAACCATATCGTAATTCACTACATTAATAACCACTTCTTTTGTCGCTTCAACATTTTGCAATGTATGCTTTGTCGTATTATCTCTAACACGTCGTGCAGGTGAAAATATCATGATAGGCGGATTCGCACTAAACACATTAAAAAAGCTAAATGGCGACAAATTTGGACTTCCATCTGCATCCATAGTACTGGCAAAAGCAATTGGTCTTGGTGCAACTGCACTCAACAAATAACCATGTAATTTACTGGTTGATAAGCTTTTTGGCTCAAACGATGTCATTAACCTTTTTTAGTTTCAACAAAACTAATTAAAAAATTCGTTAAAACTTAATCTAGTGGTTATTATTAGTTTACCTCTGTCAAAATAAACTAATTTATCCTATCTAAAAAAGCAAACAAATAAATATCTTGTTCTACTAAAAACCAATTTACTAACATCTTGAACAATAATTTTAACAGATTTGCATTATATTACAAATTCAATTTGATTATTAATGGTTTTTACAAAATATGGTAACGCATTTCGTTGGATTATTATAATAGCATCTTTCGTTGTTGTCTCTCTCATTTTATGGAAAACCTATGAGTTTTTTCAGCATTTTAAGGAAGAAGAACGCACCAAAATGGAAAATTGGTCGTTTGCTCAATCTGACTTATTAAAAACTGATAATCTTAATGGAGATATAGGTGAATTACCTTTAAAGGTGATTACAAGTAACAAAACAACTCCTATGATTAAAGTTAACACTGATGGTAGTTTTGACTTTAATAATATAGACGAAGATAAAGCTAAGGATTCGGCATATATTAAAAAACTAATTTTAAAATTTGAAAAAGAAAACACTCCGATTAATGTAAAAATTGATGGTAAACTTATTAGCAAAATATACTACGGCAATTCCCCCTTACTAAACAAATTAAAATATTATCCGTTAGCACTGTTACTTATTGTTTTTTTATTCGGTGCTGTTATTTTCTTTTTTTATAGTAGCAATAAGAATGCTACCCAAAATAAATTATGGTCTGGTATGGCTAAAGAAACAGCCCATCAAATTGGAACCCCCCTATCTTCTTTAATAGGTTGGACCGAAATTTTAAAAAGTGAACATGTTAACCCAGATTATATTGCTGAAATTGAAAAAGATGTTGACCGATTACAAACCATTACCGAACGCTTTAGTAAGATTGGTTCTCTACCTACTTTAGAAGTCTCCGATATTATTAAAGAAACTATTGATTCTTACGATTATTTAAAAGCAAGATCTTCAAACCTTATAGACTTTGAAATTATAATCCCAGATGGCGATATTCCCGTAAATCTTAATAAACAATTATACAGTTGGACTATCGAAAACCTAGTTAAAAATGCTATTGATGCCATGAAAGGCAGAGGGAAGCTTATAGTTGAAATTTCTCAGTTAGAAGACAATGTAAAAATTAGCATTACCGATACCGGAAAAGGCATCCCTAAAAAAGATTTCAATAAAATCTTCAGCCCTGGATATACTACAAAAAAACGTGGCTGGGGATTAGGTTTGTCACTCACCCGGCGCATTATCGAAGATTTTCACAATGGAAAAATAAAGGTTTTACAATCTCAAAAAGATAAAGGAACCACTATACAGATTAGTTTAAAAAGCGCCCCTTATTATGTCTGAAAAACTAGTTACCATAAAAGAAGTTATATTAAAAAACAACTGCCCCGAGTGTTATAGTAATGAAGGTTTACGTTTAACTTTCAAGCAAAAAGTGATTGACACTAAGTTTTATAGATCCATGACTTCTCAAATTAGCCATGAAATTGCCTGTAAAATATGCAATACCATTATTTATCCAGTAAAATGGACCGATGATATTGAACGTGTTTTTGAATATCAGAAAAAAGCATTTGTTCCCAAAAGGGCATCAACCTATTTAAAGAAAACTTCATGGATTGCTATTATTTTAATTATTATTATAGCTATTGCCATAATATTGTTAGCAATGTATCCTAATTTATAATTGAGCTTTAATAGTTTCTGCTAAGTTTTGGAATTCTTCTGTTGAAAGTTTTACCTTCTGAATAAAACGAGCATCTTCCATAGTATGTAATGGAATTAAGTGCACATGCACGTGTGGCACTTCCAAACCTATAACAGACACACCTACTCGCTTACAGGGTATTGCTTTTTCTATGGCTAAAGCAACATATCTTGAAAAACTCATTAAACCATTGTAAGTAGCTTCATCTAAATCAAAAATTTTATCAACTTCTTGTTTAGGAATGCAAAGTGTGTGCCCTTTACTATTTGGGTTTACGTCCAAAAATGCTAAAAAGTCGTCTGTTTCAGCAACTTTATAACAGGGAATTTCTCCGTTAACTATTTTTGTGAAAATTGAAGCCATATTATTGAGAGGGTTTTGTTAGAGTTTCTCGCCATCATTTCGTTAAATCTAATATGGCGTGTAGGTATATCAATTATCTGGAAATTTCTATAATATCAAATTTCATAACCCCATTAGGCACTTGAATTTCAGCAACATCTCCAACAGATTTACCAAGTAACCCTTTACCTATGGGAGAATTTACAGAAATTTTGCCTGAAGCTAAATCTGCTTCTCCATCGGCTACCAAAGTATAATTCATTTCCATACCATTGGTTTGGTTTTTTATTTTAACTTTAGACAATACTAATATCTTAGAGTTATCTAACTGAGACTCGTCAATAACACGAGCTCCCGCTAATGCATCTTCTAATTTAGAAATGCGCATTTCTAACATTCCTTGTGCTTCTTTAGCAGCATCATATTCGGCATTTTCACTTAAATCACCTTTATCCCTAGCTTCAGCAATAGCT from Flavivirga spongiicola encodes:
- the aat gene encoding leucyl/phenylalanyl-tRNA--protein transferase; protein product: MQYLTENIWFPDVNEATEDGLLAIGGDLSVKRLVYAYQKGIFPWFEAEEPILWWSPNPRFVLFPDKLKVSKSMKQILRNKDYIVTVNKAFKEVIIACSEIKRDGQKSTWITDDMIGAYMKLHELGYAKSVEVWKGDTLVGGLYGVDLGNDVFCGESMFAKESNASKVGFVTFIQNTHYKLIDCQVYTNHLESLGAEEISRAIFLGYL
- a CDS encoding DUF3127 domain-containing protein, with the protein product MEVQGRIKMVGETQTFGSNGFRKREIVVTTEEQYPQHIMVEFVQDKTDLLNSYQVGQQVKISINLRGREWVNPQGETKYFNSIQGWRIEALQAEASGENLPPVPPADAFEPAGDLKEDDHDDLPF
- a CDS encoding flavin reductase family protein encodes the protein MTSFEPKSLSTSKLHGYLLSAVAPRPIAFASTMDADGSPNLSPFSFFNVFSANPPIMIFSPARRVRDNTTKHTLQNVEATKEVVINVVNYDMVHQMSLSSTEYPAGVNEFDKSGLTMLKSDIVKPFRVAEAPVQFECKVNDIVKLGTEGGAGNLIICEVVKLHIDKDVLDENGIINQQKLDLVARAGGSYYTRAKKGFFEIPKPLSTLGIGVDNFPDHVKNSMVLTGNDLGMLANIETLPTDESVKLFVEDLGARYSNIKTATHRQKHKLARNYLSFGDVESAWKILLS
- a CDS encoding sensor histidine kinase — encoded protein: MVFTKYGNAFRWIIIIASFVVVSLILWKTYEFFQHFKEEERTKMENWSFAQSDLLKTDNLNGDIGELPLKVITSNKTTPMIKVNTDGSFDFNNIDEDKAKDSAYIKKLILKFEKENTPINVKIDGKLISKIYYGNSPLLNKLKYYPLALLLIVFLFGAVIFFFYSSNKNATQNKLWSGMAKETAHQIGTPLSSLIGWTEILKSEHVNPDYIAEIEKDVDRLQTITERFSKIGSLPTLEVSDIIKETIDSYDYLKARSSNLIDFEIIIPDGDIPVNLNKQLYSWTIENLVKNAIDAMKGRGKLIVEISQLEDNVKISITDTGKGIPKKDFNKIFSPGYTTKKRGWGLGLSLTRRIIEDFHNGKIKVLQSQKDKGTTIQISLKSAPYYV
- a CDS encoding HIT family protein — encoded protein: MASIFTKIVNGEIPCYKVAETDDFLAFLDVNPNSKGHTLCIPKQEVDKIFDLDEATYNGLMSFSRYVALAIEKAIPCKRVGVSVIGLEVPHVHVHLIPLHTMEDARFIQKVKLSTEEFQNLAETIKAQL
- the greA gene encoding transcription elongation factor GreA gives rise to the protein MSKVSYYTPEGLKKLREELKQLKDVERVKASRAIAEARDKGDLSENAEYDAAKEAQGMLEMRISKLEDALAGARVIDESQLDNSKILVLSKVKIKNQTNGMEMNYTLVADGEADLASGKISVNSPIGKGLLGKSVGDVAEIQVPNGVMKFDIIEISR